A stretch of the Dioscorea cayenensis subsp. rotundata cultivar TDr96_F1 chromosome 4, TDr96_F1_v2_PseudoChromosome.rev07_lg8_w22 25.fasta, whole genome shotgun sequence genome encodes the following:
- the LOC120259574 gene encoding uncharacterized protein LOC120259574 isoform X1: MASIRSALLVRQFIRASPFVGLAQRSSIRLVQPQVGALRIRCAASNAGDGEKKVSARLALMQQLLQGAEERALSAGSEPTPKITLDHVTVSFARSGGPGGQNVNKVNTKVDMRFNVKNAHWLSERVRERIFQMEKNRINKDGEIVISSTKTRTQKGNIEDALEKLQGCYRRTEENAEQESSLTEEIDQEKQRQLGLIISCVVDNLQHCYHAESSFILSREKIIQTYLAFKLVEIIQSCLIWNSDSCSLPCVFVHTFLFKLQSKLLS, translated from the exons ATGGCGAGCATACGCAGCGCTCTTCTTGTGAGGCAGTTCATTCGTGCGTCCCCCTTCGTGGGGCTTGCCCAGAGGTCTTCCATTCGGCTGGTTCAACCCCAAGTTGGGGCTTTGAGGATCAGGTGCGCGGCCTCCAATGCcggagatggagaaaagaaggtCTCTGCTCGCCTGGCGCTGATGCAGCAGTTGCTTCAGGGAGCTGAAGAGAGGGCACTCTCAGCTGGCTCCGAGCCGACCCCCAAGATCACCCTTG ACCATGTTACTGTCAGCTTTGCGAGAAGTGGAGGACCTGGGGGGCAGAATGTGAACAAAG TGAACACTAAAGTGGACATGCGCTTCAATGTCAAAAATGCACATTGGCTCAGTGAAAGAGTGAGGGAGAGAATATTCCAAATG GAAAAGAATCGTATCAACAAAGATGGGGAGATTGTCATTTCTTCAACCAAGACTCGAACTCAGAA GGGTAATATTGAAGATGCTCTCGAGAAACTGCAG GGCTGCTATCGAAGAACAGAAGAGAATGCAGAACAAGAAAGCTCTCTCACAGAAGAAATCGATCAGGAGAAACAGAGACAGTTGGGACTGATCATCAG TTGCGTTGTCGACAATCTACAGCACTGCTATCATGCTGAAAGCTCTTTCATTTTAAG CAG GGAGAAAATTATACAGACTTATTTAGCATTCAAACTGGTTGAAATTATACAGTCATGTTTGATCTGGAATTCTGACAGTTGTAGCCTTCCTTGTGTGTTTGTTCACACTTTTTTGTTTAAACTCCAATCTAAACTTCTTTCTTAA
- the LOC120259574 gene encoding peptidyl-tRNA hydrolase ICT1, mitochondrial isoform X3: MASIRSALLVRQFIRASPFVGLAQRSSIRLVQPQVGALRIRCAASNAGDGEKKVSARLALMQQLLQGAEERALSAGSEPTPKITLDHVTVSFARSGGPGGQNVNKVNTKVDMRFNVKNAHWLSERVRERIFQMEKNRINKDGEIVISSTKTRTQKGNIEDALEKLQGCYRRTEENAEQESSLTEEIDQEKQRQLGLIISCVVDNLQHCYHAESSFILRFVLTHADNYCYLLCPSPVSTLSILCLCS, from the exons ATGGCGAGCATACGCAGCGCTCTTCTTGTGAGGCAGTTCATTCGTGCGTCCCCCTTCGTGGGGCTTGCCCAGAGGTCTTCCATTCGGCTGGTTCAACCCCAAGTTGGGGCTTTGAGGATCAGGTGCGCGGCCTCCAATGCcggagatggagaaaagaaggtCTCTGCTCGCCTGGCGCTGATGCAGCAGTTGCTTCAGGGAGCTGAAGAGAGGGCACTCTCAGCTGGCTCCGAGCCGACCCCCAAGATCACCCTTG ACCATGTTACTGTCAGCTTTGCGAGAAGTGGAGGACCTGGGGGGCAGAATGTGAACAAAG TGAACACTAAAGTGGACATGCGCTTCAATGTCAAAAATGCACATTGGCTCAGTGAAAGAGTGAGGGAGAGAATATTCCAAATG GAAAAGAATCGTATCAACAAAGATGGGGAGATTGTCATTTCTTCAACCAAGACTCGAACTCAGAA GGGTAATATTGAAGATGCTCTCGAGAAACTGCAG GGCTGCTATCGAAGAACAGAAGAGAATGCAGAACAAGAAAGCTCTCTCACAGAAGAAATCGATCAGGAGAAACAGAGACAGTTGGGACTGATCATCAG TTGCGTTGTCGACAATCTACAGCACTGCTATCATGCTGAAAGCTCTTTCATTTTAAG GTTTGTCTTGACACATGCTGACAACTATTGTTATCTGTTGTGCCCATCTCCAGTTAGCACATTAAGTATATTGTGTTTATGTTCATGA
- the LOC120259576 gene encoding uncharacterized protein LOC120259576 has product MKLVWCPEMASKAYIGAVKALADGEIEIEDSNVVEMVSAMAGGWRAEFIVEAWSAGVATSLGLATAAVETGGKRVCMVSDERTRVEYEQAMEHAGVAPAEVVVGEGEERVRELEGVDFMVVDMRRRDAARVLGGARPGLRGMVVVCKSAGGKDGGAVRMMGRGTRVVRTAFLPIGGGLEILHVGVGKGPGLQGGCGRWIKRVDRATGELHVFRR; this is encoded by the coding sequence ATGAAGCTTGTCTGGTGTCCGGAGATGGCGTCCAAGGCGTACATAGGAGCCGTGAAGGCGTTGGCCGATGGAGAGATAGAGATAGAGGATAGCAACGTGGTTGAGATGGTCTCGGCCATGGCCGGAGGATGGCGTGCAGAGTTCATAGTTGAGGCGTGGAGTGCTGGTGTGGCTACGAGTCTTGGGCTTGCAACAGCGGCCGTGGAGACTGGTGGGAAGAGGGTATGCATGGTGTCGGATGAGAGAACAAGGGTTGAATACGAGCAGGCGATGGAGCACGCCGGAGTAGCACCGGCGGAGGTTGTTGTTGGGGAGGGGGAGGAGAGGGTGAGGGAGTTGGAAGGTGTGGACTTTATGGTGGTGGATATGAGGAGAAGGGATGCGGCGAGGGTGTTGGGTGGTGCGAGGCCGGGGCTGAGAGGGATGGTCGTTGTTTGCAAGAGCGCCGGCGGGAAGGACGGTGGTGCTGTGAGGATGATGGGGCGGGGGACAAGGGTGGTGAGAACTGCGTTTTTGCCGATTGGTGGTGGGTTGGAGATTCTTCATGTTGGTGTTGGCAAAGGGCCGGGTTTGCAGGGTGGTTGTGGTCGGTGGATTAAACGTGTTGATCGTGCCACCGGCGAGCTCCATGTTTTCCGGCGGTGA
- the LOC120258295 gene encoding bifunctional peptidase and (3S)-lysyl hydroxylase JMJD7: MEQELKSLWSETRELSLGSSIDRLDSAPSPLHFLRDYVSANKPCIISSSATRHWPAISNALWSNDAYLRHTVASTTVSVHLTPHGRADSVVPLPNKSLCFASACVRPMPFSDALDLITSSGSPTSPVVAYAQQQNNCFHEEYSALASDVDPHIPWATEALGCLPEAVNLWIGNGRSETSFHKDHYENIYAVITGEKHFLLLPPTELHRLYVRPYPAASYSSLSPITDGLRLELEQPERLVPWCSVDPYPPTNEAMDEQMSAFPLYFQGPKPFQCTIKAGEILYLPSMWFHHVSQTPDHNGRTIAVNYWYDMQFDIKYAYFNFLCSIEYPPTSEEMKNHDAHSPASDP, translated from the exons ATGGAACAAGAACTGAAGAGCCTGTGGTCAGAGACCAGAGAGTTGAGCCTGGGATCATCCATTGATCGTCTGGACTCAGCTCCGTCTCCTCTCCATTTCCTAAGAGACTACGTCTCCGCTAACAAGCCCTGCATCATCTCAAGCTCCGCCACTCGTCATTGGCCGGCCATCTCCAACGCTCTCTGGTCCAACGACGCCTATCTCCGCCACACCGTTGCTTCCACCACTGTCTCCGTCCACCTCACCCCTCACGGCCGCGCAGACTCTGTCGTTCCCCTCCCCAACAAGAGCCTATGCTTCGCCTCCGCCTGTGTGCGCCCAATGCCCTTCTCGGACGCGCTGGATCTCATCACTTCCAGCGGCTCGCCCACTTCCCCTGTCGTAGCCTATGCGCAACAGCAAAACAACTGCTTTCACGAAGAGTACTCAGCGCTGGCTTCGGACGTGGATCCTCACATCCCGTGGGCAACCGAGGCTCTCGGCTGCCTTCCCGAAGCCGTCAATCTCTGGATCGGTAATGGCCGGTCCGAGACCTCCTTCCACAAGGACCACTACGAGAACATCTACGCTGTGATCACTGGAGAGAAACACTTTCTGCTCCTCCCTCCAACTGAACTCCATCGTCTATATGTCCGACCTTACCCCGCTGCCAGCTATTCATCCTTATCTCCG ATAACAGATGGGCTGAGACTGGAATTGGAGCAGCCTGAGAGATTAGTGCCTTGGTGCAGCGTCGACCCTTACCCTCCTACCAATGAAGCCATGGATGAGCAAATGTCAGCCTTTCCTCTCTACTTCCAGGGGCCGAAGCCGTTCCAATGCACTATCAAGGCTGGAGAAATTCTATACCT GCCTAGCATGTGGTTTCATCACGTAAGCCAAACTCCAGACCATAATGGCCGCACCATTGCTGTCAACTACT GGTATGATATGCAGTTTGATATCAAGTACGCATACTTCAATTTTTTGTGTTCCATTGAATACCCTCCAACTTCAGAGGAGATGAAGAACCATGATGCTCATTCACCAGCTTCTGATCCTTGA
- the LOC120259574 gene encoding uncharacterized protein LOC120259574 isoform X2, translating into MASIRSALLVRQFIRASPFVGLAQRSSIRLVQPQVGALRIRCAASNAGDGEKKVSARLALMQQLLQGAEERALSAGSEPTPKITLDHVTVSFARSGGPGGQNVNKVNTKVDMRFNVKNAHWLSERVRERIFQMEKNRINKDGEIVISSTKTRTQKGNIEDALEKLQGCYRRTEENAEQESSLTEEIDQEKQRQLGLIISCVVDNLQHCYHAESSFILREKIIQTYLAFKLVEIIQSCLIWNSDSCSLPCVFVHTFLFKLQSKLLS; encoded by the exons ATGGCGAGCATACGCAGCGCTCTTCTTGTGAGGCAGTTCATTCGTGCGTCCCCCTTCGTGGGGCTTGCCCAGAGGTCTTCCATTCGGCTGGTTCAACCCCAAGTTGGGGCTTTGAGGATCAGGTGCGCGGCCTCCAATGCcggagatggagaaaagaaggtCTCTGCTCGCCTGGCGCTGATGCAGCAGTTGCTTCAGGGAGCTGAAGAGAGGGCACTCTCAGCTGGCTCCGAGCCGACCCCCAAGATCACCCTTG ACCATGTTACTGTCAGCTTTGCGAGAAGTGGAGGACCTGGGGGGCAGAATGTGAACAAAG TGAACACTAAAGTGGACATGCGCTTCAATGTCAAAAATGCACATTGGCTCAGTGAAAGAGTGAGGGAGAGAATATTCCAAATG GAAAAGAATCGTATCAACAAAGATGGGGAGATTGTCATTTCTTCAACCAAGACTCGAACTCAGAA GGGTAATATTGAAGATGCTCTCGAGAAACTGCAG GGCTGCTATCGAAGAACAGAAGAGAATGCAGAACAAGAAAGCTCTCTCACAGAAGAAATCGATCAGGAGAAACAGAGACAGTTGGGACTGATCATCAG TTGCGTTGTCGACAATCTACAGCACTGCTATCATGCTGAAAGCTCTTTCATTTTAAG GGAGAAAATTATACAGACTTATTTAGCATTCAAACTGGTTGAAATTATACAGTCATGTTTGATCTGGAATTCTGACAGTTGTAGCCTTCCTTGTGTGTTTGTTCACACTTTTTTGTTTAAACTCCAATCTAAACTTCTTTCTTAA
- the LOC120257893 gene encoding protein root UVB sensitive 1, chloroplastic-like, with translation MASSYLCARVPPPQPRSSPSFTRPTSFSFTSLTLPHLLPPSTSLLPSPSPSPLLDGTNNGGSNRNNNNNNNNGWLWSWWNPDDWWNPEEEEEEEEEEEEEESSLFPSSATLLTFLCLLYISIIPAPALARAIWEVKGGKWTRLVPDPSGSDFLVVENDGSHSSSYLALQAWWRSCCEVVSRLLLPEGYPHSVSDDYLEYSLWRGVQGVASQVSGVLSTQALLYAVGLGKGAIPTAAAVNWVLKDGIGYLSKIMLSKFGRHFDVNPKGWRLLADLLENVAYGLEILTPAFPHLFVFIGAAAGAGRSASSLIQAATRSCFYAGFAVQRNFAEVIAKGEAQGMISKFLGIMLGIALANYIGSSVPLAMASFVAVSGIHMYCNFKSYQSIQLRTLNPYRASLVFSEYLLTGQVPLIKEVNDEEPLFPAFAAFNIKPHNGQSQILSSEAKDAASEICRRLQLGCKLSEVVNNKEDFFAMFDLFKDEGYLLAVEKGKFCVMLKESSSPLDMIKSLFHVSYLYWLERNMWFESRGIADECRPGGRLEISLDYVRREFNHIQRDGSERGWATDGLIARPLPNRIRLGHATTMKTI, from the exons ATGGCATCCTCCTACCTATGCGCTCGGGTTCCTCCGCCGCAACCCCGCTCCTCTCCTTCCTTCACTCGCCCAACCTCTTTCTCCTTCACCTCTCTAACCCTTCCCCATCTTCTCCCCCCCTCCACGTCTCTACtcccatctccttctccttctcctctcttAGATGGCACCAACAATGGCGGGAGCAAtcgcaacaacaacaacaacaacaacaatggttGGCTGTGGTCGTGGTGGAATCCTGATGACTGGTGGAAtcctgaagaagaagaagaagaagaagaagaagaagaagaagaagaatcttCGCTATTTCCGTCATCAGCAACGCTGCTCACCTTCCTTTGTTTGCTCTATATCTCGATCATCCCAGCACCGGCCCTAGCTAGGGCTATTTGGGAGGTGAAGGGCGGCAAGTGGACAAGACTCGTCCCGGATCCTTCTGGCTCCGATTTCTTGGTTGTCGAAAACGATGGCAGCCATTCTTCGTCCTACTTGGCTCTCCAGGCCTGGTGGCGGAGTTGTTGTGAGGTTGTCTCGAGGCTGTTGCTGCCCGAAGGGTATCCCCACAGCGTCAGCGACGACTACCTCGAGTACTCTCTATGGAGAGGCGTTCAGGGAGTCGCCAGCCAAGTCAGTGGCGTTCTCTCCACCCAG GCTCTTCTTTATGCTGTTGGATTGGGAAAAGGAGCAATTCCAACAGCAGCCGCTGTCAATTGGGTGCTCAAGGATGGAATTGGGTATCTCAGCAAGATAATGTTGTCAAAATTTGGTCGTCATTTTGATGTTAATCCTAAGGGATGGAGGCTGCTCGCAGATCTTCTCGAAAATGTAGCTTACGGGCTTGAGATCTTGACTCCTGCTTTTCCTCATCTGTTTGTTTTCATTGGAGCTGCAGCCGGTGCTGGTCGGTCTGCATCGTCTCTGATTCAG GCTGCTACAAGGAGCTGTTTTTATGCAGGCTTTGCAGTGCAGAGGAATTTTGCAGAG GTTATTGCAAAAGGTGAAGCTCAAGGAATGATTAGCAAGTTCCTTGGAATAATGCTTGGAATAGCCTTAGCTAATTATATCGGTTCCTCTGTACCATTAGCTATGGCTTCCTTTGTAGCAGTCTCTGGAATTCACATGTACTGCAATTTTAAATCCTATCAGTCAATTCAATTGAGGACACTAAATCCATATCGTGCAA GTTTGGTTTTCAGCGAATATTTATTGACCGGGCAGGTTCCTTTGATCAAAGAAGTTAATGATGAAGAACCACTCTTCCCAGCTTTTGCTGCTTTTAACATTAAGCCACACAAT GGACAATCGCAAATTCTTTCTTCAGAAGCAAAAGATGCTGCTTCTGAGATTTGCCGCAGGCTGCAACTTGGTTGCAAGCTCAGTGAAGTTGTTAACAACAAAGAGGATTTTTTTGCTATGTTTGATCTGTTCAAAGATGAAGGGTATCTTCTTGCAGTGGAGAAAGGAAAATTTTGT GTGATGCTCAAGGAAAGTTCATCTCCATTAGACATGATCAAATCCTTGTTTCACGTCAGTTATCTGTATTGGCTAGAGAGAAATATGTGGTTTGAATCAAGAGGCATTGCAGATGAATGCCGTCCCGGAGGTAGGTTGGAGATATCCTTAGATTATGTGAGAAGGGAATTCAATCACATCCAACGAGATGGCTCCGAACGTGGCTGGGCTACGGATGGGTTAATCGCAAGGCCACTACCAAACAGGATACGCTTGGGCCATGCtacaacaatgaaaacaatcTGA
- the LOC120259295 gene encoding cytochrome P450 704C1-like, whose translation MEFLQAAAAASSLLLLLYVLNLLQWFPIIPSLLKNQNKNKKRNYPPVAGTIFHQLLNLPRLVDFMADISRRHKTFRMLTPSINYVYIVDPSNVEYILKTNFTNYGKGYSFYDVMKDLLGDGIFAVDGEKWRHQRKMASYEFSTKVLRDYSSVVFKTNASMLCQLVSEAATLNQMIDIQDLLMKTTLDSIFKVGFGVELKTLSGTSEEGKAFAKAFDDSSIQVTRRFFDVTWKVKRYLNVGAEAMMKKNIKIIDDFVYKLIDTKLKQLAEDQDDFMKKEDILSRFLIEKEKDPVNMNNRYLRDIILNFMIAGRDTTAGTLSWFLYMLCKHPDVQEKVAEEVIQATNMRDKVPIGEFSLSLTEEVLNKMQYLHAALTETLRLYPAVPLDPKLCSKDDTLPDGFDVREGDMIIYQPYAMGRMKFLWGEDAEVFRPERWLNEDGVFEPENPFKFTAFQAGPRVCLGKEFAYRQMKIFAATLLCYLKFKLWDERKPVKYKTMLTLQIDGGLFLCAINR comes from the exons ATGGAATTCCTCCAAGCTGCGGCTGCAgcatcttctcttcttctccttctctatGTCCTCAATCTGCTTCAATGGTTTCCAATTATTCCATCACTGTTGAAAAAccagaacaagaacaagaagagaaatTATCCTCCTGTGGCTGGAACCATCTTTCACCAGCTACTTAACCTTCCTAGACTTGTTGATTTCATGGCCGACATCTCCCGCCGCCACAAAACCTTCAGGATGCTCACTCCCTCCATCAACTATGTCTACATCGTTGACCCCTCCAACGTTGAGTACATCCTTAAGACCAACTTCACCAACTATGGCAAG GGATATTCTTTCTATGATGTGATGAAGGATTTACTTGGTGATGGGATTTTTGCTGTGGATGGTGAGAAGTGGCGTCACCAGAGAAAGATGGCTAGTTATGAGTTCTCCACTAAAGTTTTGAGAGATTACAGCAGTGTTGTGTTCAAAACCAATGCTTCTATGCTTTGCCAACTTGTTTCAGAGGCTGCCACTTTGAATCAAATGATTGATATCCAA gatttattaatgaaaacaacGTTAGATTCTATCTTTAAAGTTGGGTTTGGAGTGGAATTGAAGACACTCTCTGGAACAAGTGAGGAAGGAAAAGCTTTTGCTAAAGCTTTTGATGATTCTAGCATCCAAGTCACACGTCGTTTCTTTGATGTTACTTGGAAGGTCAAGAGGTATCTGAATGTTGGTGCGGAGGccatgatgaagaagaacattaaaattattgatgattttgtatACAAGTTGATTGACACCAAGCTAAAGCAACTTGCTGAAGATCAAGATGATTTT ATGAAGAAAGAAGATATCTTATCGAGATTTTTGATCGAAAAGGAGAAGGATCCAGTGAACATGAACAACCGATATCTGCGAGACATAATACTGAACTTCATGATTGCTGGCAGAGACACAACTGCAGGGACTTTGTCATGGTTCTTATACATGCTATGCAAGCATCCTGATGTACAAGAGAAAGTTGCAGAAGAAGTGATACAAGCTACTAACATGAGAGACAAGGTGCCAATTGGTGAATTCTCATTAAGTTTAACTGaagaagttctcaataaaatgcAGTATCTACATGCAGCACTAACTGAAACGCTCAGACTATACCCTGCAGTCCCACTG GATCCAAAGTTATGTAGCAAGGATGACACATTGCCTGATGGTTTTGATGTGAGAGAAGGGGATATGATTATTTATCAGCCTTATGCTATGGGGAGGATGAAGTTTCTTTGGGGTGAGGATGCAGAGGTTTTCAGGCCAGAGAGATGGCTCAATGAAGATGGAGTTTTTGAACCTGAGAATCCTTTCAAATTCACAGCTTTTCAG GCTGGTCCTCGTGTATGCTTAGGAAAAGAGTTTGCTTACAGACAAATGAAGATTTTTGCTGCTACTTTATTGTGTTACTTGAAATTCAAGCTCTGGGATGAGAGGAAACCAGTCAAGTATAAAACAATGTTAACTCTTCAAATAGATGGAGGTCTCTTCCTCTGTGCCATTAATAGATAA
- the LOC120258258 gene encoding uncharacterized protein LOC120258258: MAAKAYIDAVKALADGDMEGKDVAELVSGMAGGWRAEFIVEAWSAGVSTSLGLATVATHTGGKRVCMVLDERAQAEYEQAMEHAGVSPAEVVVGEGEERVKELEGVDFMVVDMRRRDAARVLRGVRPGPRGMVVVCTRAVGKDGGAAWMMGRGTRVVRAAFLPIGGGLEILHVGVGNGPGLQGSCGGRWIKCVDHDTGELHVFRR, translated from the coding sequence ATGGCGGCCAAGGCCTACATAGACGCCGTGAAGGCGCTGGCGGATGGGGACATGGAGGGCAAGGACGTGGCCGAGTTGGTCTCGGGTATGGCCGGTGGTTGGCGCGCGGAGTTCATAGTCGAGGCATGGAGTGCTGGAGTCTCTACAAGTCTCGGGCTGGCCACCGTGGCAACGCACACTGGTGGGAAGCGTGTGTGCATGGTGTTGGACGAGAGAGCACAGGCTGAGTACGAGCAGGCGATGGAGCACGCCGGAGTATCGCCGGCGGAGGTTGTAGTTGGGGAGGGGGAGGAAAGGGTGAAGGAGTTGGAAGGGGTGGACTTCATGGTGGTGGATATGAGGAGAAGAGATGCCGCGCGGGTGCTGCGCGGTGTGAGGCCGGGACCGAGAGGGATGGTGGTCGTGTGCACGAGAGCTGTCGGGAAGGACGGCGGCGCTGCATGGATGATGGGGAGAGGGACAAGGGTGGTGAGAGCTGCGTTCTTGCCCATTGGTGGTGGGCTAGAGATTCTTCATGTTGGTGTTGGCAATGGACCTGGGTTGCAGGGTAGTTGTGGTGGCCGGTGGATCAAGTGTGTTGATCATGATACCGGGGAACTCCATGTTTTCCGGCGGTGA
- the LOC120259419 gene encoding uncharacterized protein LOC120259419: MAWSAENATKAFLRTLKTGNNAMEPDVAEFISAMAGGSGARLMVDVCADRAGSTTLALIAAAQQTGGRVVCIVPGADELNSSVISLGMQAENVELVMGDGRELLMGEYRGADFVLVDCDLAGHERVFRAAQAGAMEACGGVVVGYNAFHKEMCGSGSGSGSGLRVELLPIGEGLRVSRVPPAAKRSQWVVRVDECTGEEHVFRVRSPRRKWIEA; this comes from the exons ATGGCATGGTCTGCTGAAAACGCCACAAAAGCATTCCTCAGGACCTTGAAAACT GGAAACAATGCAATGGAGCCAGACGTGGCAGAGTTCATATCAGCAATGGCAGGAGGGAGTGGAGCTAGACTCATGGTGGATGTCTGTGCGGACAGAGCTGGCTCAACCACGCTAGCGCTCATCGCGGCAGCGCAGCAAACAGGTGGTAGAGTGGTATGCATAGTCCCCGGAGCTGATGAGCTAAACTCATCAGTGATATCTCTTGGAATGCAAGCAGAGAACGTGGAGCTGGTAATGGGGGATGGTAGAGAGTTGTTGATGGGGGAGTACCGTGGAGCTGACTTTGTGCTGGTGGACTGTGATTTGGCCGGACATGAACGGGTGTTCAGGGCGGCGCAGGCAGGGGCAATGGAAGCGTGTGGAGGGGTGGTGGTGGGATATAATGCTTTTCATAAGGAGATGTGTGGGAGTGGGAGTGGAAGTGGAAGTGGGTTGAGAGTGGAGCTGTTGCCGattggagaggggttgagagtGAGTAGAGTGCCGCCGGCGGCGAAGAGGAGTCAGTGGGTGGTGCGTGTTGATGAGTGCACCGGAGAGGAGCATGTGTTCAGGGTCAGGTCTCCACGTAGGAAGTGGATTGAGGCTTGA